GCGGTCATCGCGATCACGCCATTGTGTGGTGCCTTGTCCGATCGCGTAGGGCGTCGGCCGATGCTGCTGGGCCTGACCCTGCTGGCAGCGCTGCTGCCGCTGTCCCTGTTCGCGTGGATGGCGCAGGCAACGGCGCTGGGCATCGCGCTGGCGGCGGTGCTGCTGGCCTGTGTAGCCGGTGGTGTGAGCGCGGTGGCGGCCCCGGCCACGGCCGAGCAGTTCCCGGGCGAGGGCCGGGTCAGCGGGCTGGCACTGGGGGTGACCATGGCCACCGCCTTCTTCGGCGGGGCAACGCCATGGCTGGCGCAGTGGTGGGTGGAGCGCAGCGGGTGGGCAGCGGCACCGGGTGCGATGATCGCGCTGGTGGCGGTGCTGGTGCTGCCGGTGCTGTGGACCCTGCCCGAGACGGTCCCGGGCAGGGCCAAACGCTAGCGGGTCAGACCTTCAGGGTCTGCTCGATGTCGGCCAGTACCGCGGCCGCATCCACGCCAATGGCAATCGACTGCACCACGTGGCCGTCCCACACGCTGGGGCCGAACGCCAGGCCTTCCGGCTTGGGAATCGTCATGCCGCGGGCAACGCCGTCGGTGGCCACGCGCACGCTGGCGCGCTCGAACTGGAACAGTTCCGGGCGGGTCAGCGCGATGCAGGCGCAGCAGTCGTGCACGACCATGCCCTTGTGGCCGGCCTGCAGGTAGAAGTCGACGTAATCCTGCGACAGCGCACGCACCAGCTCGGCATCGGCGCCGCCGATCGCAGCCAGCGTGTCCAGGCCGTCACGGTCCATTTCCACGCGGGTGGTCACGTCCAGGCCGATCGCGGTGACCGGCCAGGTGGCGGTGAATACCACGTCGGCGGCTTCTGCATCGCCCCAGATATTGGCCTCGGCGGCCGGGGTGATGTTGCCGTTGACGTGGAAGGCGCCGCCCATGATCACCACGCCGCGCACCAGGCCGGCGATGTCCGGGGCCTGCTGCAGGGCCAGGGCCAGGTTGGTCATTCGACCGACTGCGACCAGGGTCACTTCGCCCGGATGGGCGCGGACCAGGTCGATGATCAGCTGGTGGGCCGGGCGCGCGTCGGCGGCCACGTCCAGTTCGGCCGGCACCGGGTGATTGCCCAGCCCGTTGTGGCCGTGGATGTGCACCGGCCAGGCTTCCGGAGTGGCTTCCGGTTGCAGCGGGCCTTCGGCACCGCGCGCGACCGGGGCGGCAAAGCCCCAGGCCTGCTTCAGGTACAGCGCGTTGTGCGTGGTCGATTCCACCGAGGCATTGCCGAAGGTGGTGGTGACGCCGACCAGGTCGATCTGGGCGTGCTTGTGCAGGTACAGCAGGGCCAGGGCGTCGTCGACGCCCGGGTCGGTATCGAAAATGACTTTCAGCATGTTGTTGTTCTTCTTCTTCCGTGTGGTGCGGGGGGCGCCGACGGCCGCGGGGCAGGCCAGCGCGCCCTACATTGTCCCATCTTCATGACAGGCAGGGCCATTGCCGGGGTGGCAGGCCATAATGCCCCCAGTCCAGGCACGGAGCCGCCGAATGCTGATCGTTGCCCTTCTGCTGGTCCTGCTGGTGCTGGGCCTGAACGTGGTGGCTACCGTGGTGATCGTCAGGCGTGATGGCCTGTCGGCGGGCGGCCGGACGGTGCAGTTGCTGCTGGTCTGGCTGCTGCCGCTGGTCGGTGCGATCCTGTGCATGGCGGTGGC
This portion of the Stenotrophomonas sp. WZN-1 genome encodes:
- a CDS encoding nucleoside hydrolase; this encodes MLKVIFDTDPGVDDALALLYLHKHAQIDLVGVTTTFGNASVESTTHNALYLKQAWGFAAPVARGAEGPLQPEATPEAWPVHIHGHNGLGNHPVPAELDVAADARPAHQLIIDLVRAHPGEVTLVAVGRMTNLALALQQAPDIAGLVRGVVIMGGAFHVNGNITPAAEANIWGDAEAADVVFTATWPVTAIGLDVTTRVEMDRDGLDTLAAIGGADAELVRALSQDYVDFYLQAGHKGMVVHDCCACIALTRPELFQFERASVRVATDGVARGMTIPKPEGLAFGPSVWDGHVVQSIAIGVDAAAVLADIEQTLKV